The genomic interval CACGCCGATGACCTACACCGGCAAGGATGGCAAGCAGTATGTGCTGGTAACCGCCGGCGGCCATGGCTCGCTGGGCACCAAAATGGGCGATTACATCATCGCTTACAAATTGGCTGACTAAGTTACCGAGCCCTGCTTGCAGGGCTCATTCCCTGTACCGGCCTCATCGCCGGCAAGCCAGCTTCCACAGGTATTCCACCGACCTTGAAAATGGTGGGTTACCTGTGGGAGCTGGCTTGCCGGCGATGAGGCCGGTGCAGGCAATCACAGATGAAACCCTCCCCTGATCCCTTCGTCTACCATTGAAACCGATTCCCCTGCGCCCCATCTAAGCACCATAGCCATTCACGCAGGTGCCCCATGAGCGACCAGCAGGATTTCCCGGAACACCCTGACGAACACAGCGAAGTCGAGCACACCTCCCCGGCCGAACCCGGCCACGCCCTCGCCCTGCCCGGCCAGCAACTGCCGGACAAAGTCTACGTGATCCCGATCCACAACCGCCCGTTCTTCCCGGCCCAGGTACTGCCGGTCATCGTCAATGAAGAACCTTGGGCCGAAACCCTCGACCTGGTGGCCAAGTCACCGGACCACTGCCTGGCGCTGTTCTTCATGGACACCCCGCCGGAAGACCATCGCCATTTCGACACCTCGGCCTTGCCGCAATACGGCACGCTGGTCAAGGTGCACCATGCCAGCCGTGAAAACGGCAAACTGCAGTTCGTCGCCCAGGGCCTGACCCGGGTACGCATCCGCAACTGGCTCAAGCATCACCGCCCACCCTACCTGGTCGAAGTCGAATACCCGCGCCAGTCCGCCGAGCCGACCGACGAGGTCAAGGCTTACGGCATGGCCCTGATCAACGCGATCAAGGAGCTGCTGCCGCTCAACCCGCTGTACAGCGAAGAGCTGAAGAACTACCTCAACCGCTTCAGCCCCAACGACCCGTCACCGCTCACCGACTTCGCCGCCGCGCTGACCTCGGCCACCGGCAACCAGTTGCAGGAAGTACTCGACTGCGTGCCCATGCTAAAGCGCATGGAAAAGGTCCTGCCGATGCTGCGCAAAGAGGTGGAAGTCGCGCGCCTGCAGAACGAGATCTCGGCCGAGGTAAACCGGCAGATCGGCGAACACCAGCGGGAGTTTTTCCTCAAGGAGCAACTCAAGGTCATCCAGCAGGAGCTGGGGCTGACCAAGGACGACCGCAGCGCCGACCTGGAACAGTTCGAACAGCGCCTGGAAGGCAAGACCCTGCCGCCCCAGGCGCGCAAGCGCCTTGATGAAGAGATGGGCAAACTGGCCATTCTCGAAACCGGTTCGCCCGAGTACGCCGTCACCCGCAACTACCTCGAATGGGCCACCGCCCTGCCGTGGGGCGTGTACGGCAAAGACAAGCTCGACCTCAAGCATGCACGCAAAGTCCTTGATCAGCACCATGCCGGCCTCGACGACATCAAGGAACGCATCATCGAATTCCTCGCCGTGGGCGCCTGGAAAGGCGAAATCAGCGGCTCCATCGTGCTGTTGGTGGGCCCGCCCGGGGTGGGCAAGACCAGCATCGGCAAATCCATTGCAGAGTCGCTTGGCCGGCCGTTCTATCGTTTCAGCGTTGGCGGCATGCGCGACGAGGCCGAAATCAAGGGCCACCGCCGCACTTACATCGGTGCACAACCCGGCAAGCTGGTACAGGCCCTGAAAGAGGTCGAAGTGATGAACCCGGTCATCATGCTCGACGAGATCGACAAGATGGGCCAAAGCTATCAGGGCGACCCGGCTTCGGCATTGCTGGAAACCCTCGATCCGGAGCAGAACGTCGACTTCCTCGACCACTATCTCGACCTGCGCCTGGACCTGTCCAAGGTGCTGTTCGTGTGCACCGCCAACACCCTCGACTCGATCCCCGGGCCGTTGCTCGACCGCATGGAAGTGATCCGCCTGTCCGGCTACATCACTGAGGAAAAACTGGCCATCGCCAAGCGCCACCTGTGGCCCAAGCAACTGCAAAAAGCTGGCGTTTCCAAGACCAGCCTGAGCATCAGCGACAGCGCCCTGCGCCTGGTCATCGAGGGCTATGCCCGCGAGGCCGGCGTGCGCCAGCTGGAGAAGCAACTGGGCAAACTGGTGCGCAAAGCGGTGGTCAAGCTGATGGAAGACCCCGAAGCCAAGCTGAAGATCGGCACCAAGGACCTGGAGGCCGCACTGGGCATTCCCGTATTCCGCAGTGAGCAGGTACTGGCTGGCAAAGGGGTAATCACCGGCCTGGCCTGGACCAGCATGGGCGGTGCCACGCTGCCGATCGAGGCGACCCGCATCCACACGCTCAACCGCGGCTTCAAGCTGACCGGCAAGCTGGGGGACGTGATGAAGGAATCGGCCGAAATTGCCTACAGCTACGTCAGCTCCAACCTCAAGCAGTTTGGCGGCGATCCTGGCTTCTTCAACGAAGCGTTCATCCACCTGCACGTTCCTGAAGGCGCCACGCCCAAGGACGGCCCGAGTGCCGGCGTCACCATGGCAAGTGCCCTGTTGTCCCTCGCCCGCGACCAGGCACCGAAAAAAGGCGTAGCCATGACGGGCGAGCTCACCCTCACCGGCCAGGTGCTGCCGATTGGCGGGGTACGCGAAAAGGTGATTGCGGCGCGGCGGCAGAAGATCTTCGAACTGATCCTGCCCGAGCCTAACCGCGGCGACTTCGAGGAGCTGCCGGACTACCTGCGAGAAGGCCTGACAGTGCATTTCGCCAAGCGCTTTGCCGACGTGGCCAAAGTCCTGTTCTGACCTGTTCCGTCCTCCTCGCGGCTTTAGCCGCGAAGAGGACGGCACCGGGCACACAAAACCCCACCAGCATCGGTTATCCTCAGGCATCGTCAGCCTACGGAGCCAACATGACCGCCCCTCGTCTGCTCGTTCCCCTGAGCTTTACCCTGCTTTCTGCCTGTGCCCAATACCCCACACAGCCTGTCGAGCTGGATGCCGAAAGTGAATGCCCAACGCGACTGCAGGTAGGCCAGACACTGACGTTGAGCTTGCCCGGCAATCCATCCACCGGCTATCGCTGGCTCGTCAAGAATGCCGCATCAGCTGTGCTGCGCAGCCTCGGCCCGGAGGTCTACAACGCCCCCGATGATCAAGACGTGGTCGGAAGCGCCGGTGTCTCCACCTGGCGCTTCCAGGCTACCAGCACCGGAGATGCCCAGTTGCTACTGGTCTACCAACAGCCATGGGCTGCAGAAGTCGCCCCGGTACAAACCTTCGACTGCAAGATTGTCGTCCGCTGAGGGCAATCAACTGCGGTCATACAGCAGTTGCACCACCTTCAGGTACTCACACAAACCGTCCAGCGCGACTGTGGCAGCTTCCAGATCCATGGTTGCGCTGAGTCTGGCGGCCTGCGCCTGCCACTCAGACTCTACCTTGCGAAGCTCATGTAGCCACCCGTTCTTCAGCGGCACCAAGCCCGACAGCGCCGTGACCGCTTCCAGTTCTTCCCGCGCCGCTTGCAGGGTTCGCTGCACCTGCCGCTGGTCGTCCACTGCAGCCTCGATCTTGCTATCCAGCCGGCCACGGGCTTTGCCCAGGTCGACGAATGTCTTGGCCCCGTCAAGCGCATCAGCATGCCGTGCAAGCTTTTGCGTCACAGCCTTGAACAGGCCGGCGTCGAATTTCGGATCGGTGATCAATCCCATTATCTGATCGACTTCATCATCGCTCGGGATGAGGCCTTTCAGTGCGCTTGCAACCGAAGGTTTCTCGAACAGCTCGATAGCCTGGACAATATCTGCACGCTGCTGTTGCAGTTGCATCAATCGTTCATCGAATGCGACTGCCTGTACTTGAAGGCCGGCCGTTCGCGCTGCCAACTCTGGCAAGGCGTCGACAAGCGCCGATAGCGAAAACAGCTCCAACCGCAAGTTTTTCCTGGCCAAGTGCGCGTGATGCTGATTCAAACGCTCCAGTACACTGGCGAGCCTGCGCTGCGAAGCGGCGCTGTCCACACCCGGAATAAATCGCCGATCCTCCAGCAATACGATACCGCCTATCAAGCTCTCCTTGAACGCGCGCTCGACAGCCAGCAACAGTGTACACAGTTCATCCAGTTGCTCGCGTGCGGCAGGCAGCACGTTCATTTCCCAACTTCCAATGAGCTGGAATATCTGATCCTGCAGATTTTGCATCTCTACAACATCTGGCGTGACGGTTTGAGTATTGGCAATTTCCATGTCAGGCTTCCTCATACTCGTCAATCAGTTCATTGAACAGCTCTGACAGCGTATGGCACACACTGCCTATTTTGGTCCACGGTTTGATAACCTCCGAAAAATCAAGAACAAAGGATTCAAGCTGGACGACGGTACTCAGTTCTTTGGCTTCATTGACAGAGTTGTCGGCATACGAAGCGAGGAACAACCAAACATCGGCCAACCGCTTGGTCGCCGCCGACAGATCCTTGCACCTGAATTGCAAATCTCTGACCAGCGTCGAAACACGCTCGAAGTCCTTCAAGGCCGGCGCCAGCTTGCCCAGTGCATTGGCCAACTCATCGCGTCTTTCAATCAGCGCATTCTTTGTAGCCCTGATAGCTTCTGCCTTGTTTCCGAATACGCCACCGGTTATCACCAGACCGATCGGCCCCAACAAGATACCGGTGAATGCATAGCCAACATGGGCATCGTACTCAGCCTTCAACTGGTCAACCTGCTCGTCCCACTGATCGAGTTGCTTGCGTTTTTCCAGGATTTCCTCATGGGAAACCTTCTCATCGAAGTGCTTCAACAAGCGTCCCATACGCGGCTTGAGTTCACGCTTGATTTCATTGTTGAACCAGTTGGCACGGCTGTCGACGTCAACGATACGCCGGCGAGTGCATTCAATTTCCTTCACCAGTTCGGAAATGCCGAGCGTCAGCACGCTGGCGATCTGTGCTTGTTCATGTTCGCTGAGCGCCGAGGTGTAAACATCGTCGCCCTCCTCGGCCTTGCGTTTCTTGATCGCCATGAACACGTCGCTGCTTTCAAGGTTTTCCAAAAGGCTACTGCCACGCTGCACCAGGCTTTCGGCAAACATCTCAATTTCAGGCCCCAGCTGTTTTATACTGCGTTCCAGTATGTCCCATTCAGCGGCATGCCGGTGCAGCGCCACGTAAAGCTCATTGACCATCGACGCTTTAATACCGAGGGCAGCGTAATCGACCTCCCTCTCGATTTCCACCTGCGTCCGCGGTAAATGGTTAACGGTATTGACGTACCGCTTAATGCATTTCAAATTATCTGCCGTCAGCAAACCACCAACTTGCTGACCACCATCGAGCCGGCTTTCAATGAATGAAAAATAGCGTTCTGGCAATATTTTCACTCTGGAAACCAGGTCCAGATCATCGACGGGTAGCTCTTCCTGCACAGTTGCTATATTCATTTCTCAACCCATGAAACCAATGAAGTAAAGGCAGTTGGAGTGTCCACCCGAACCCCCCTGAATACATTCACCCGGATAACTTAACGCTGTGGGAAAGTTCACTGCTGCGGGCATGAACGCTCCGACCCTGAAGCATTGCCATGGCAAGATGCGTGGCCATTGGATAAAATGCGCACCCGTTTCACCCTGTATCGAGCCCACCGTGAGCAAACAACCCGACCGCCTTTTCTCGCAGCCCCTGGAGCAGGTGCCCGATTTCGTCTTCAACGAAGACGTGGTGCGCGTGTTCCCGGACATGATCAAGCGTTCGGTGCCCGGTTACCCGACCATCGTCGAAAACCTCGGCGTACTGGCTGCGCGTTTCGCCCAGCCAGGCACCGCTCTGTACGACCTGGGCGCATCGCTGGGCGCCGTCACCCAGTCGCTGCGTCGCCATGTTCGCAGCGACGGCTGCCGGGTGATCGCGGTGGACAATTCCGCCGCCATGGCCGAACGCTGCCGCCAGTACCTCACCGCTCAGGACTCGATGTTCCAGGAGCTATTGCCGGTGCAAGTGCTGGAAGCCGATATCCTTGCCCTGCCCTTCGAGCCTGCCTCGGTAGTGGCGATGAACTTCACCCTGCAATTCATCGCCCCCGACCAACGCCTGGAATTGCTCGGGCGTATTCGCCAGGCGCTGCTGCCGGGGGGTGCGCTGATCCTTTCGGAGAAGCTGCGTTTCGCCGATGAGCAAGAGCAGGACCTGCTCAATGAACTGCACCTGGACTTCAAGCGCGCCAACGGTTACAGCGAACTGGAAATCGCCCAGAAGCGCAGCGCCATCGAAAACGTGATGCGCCCCGATACGCTCCAAGCACACCAGGAGCGCCTGCGCGCCGCCGGTTTCTCCAAAGTGGTGCCGTGGTTCCAATGCCTTAACTTCGCCTCGTTGATAGCCCTGCCATGATCGATCTGTCCCCCCTCGTCCGCCGCCTGGCGGGCACGCCACTGGCTTCCTGGTCGCAAGGCCTGCAAGCACAACTGGAAGCCAAGCTGGAGAAAGGCCACGGCGACCTCGACCGCTGGCGCGGTGCGCTCGATGCCCTGCCTGCCCTGCAACCCAGCGAAATCGACCTGGTCAACGGGCTGCGCCTGGACTGCGATTGCGACGACGCTACCCGCGCGCAGATGCGCCAGGCACTCATGGGCCTGTCGCCCTGGCGAAAAGGGCCGTTCGATCTGTTTGGCGTGCATGTAGACACCGAATGGCATTCGGACTGGAAATGGTCGCGGGTAAGCCCGCACCTGGACCTCAAGGGCAAACGCGTGCTCGACGTCGGCTGCGGCAACGGCTATTACCAGTGGCGCATGCTCGGTGCCGGCGCCGACATGGTAATTGGTGTCGACCCCAACTGGTTGTTCTTCTGCCAGTTCCAGGCCGTGCAGCAGTACCTGCCGGAGCTGCCAGCCTGGCACCTGCCCTTCGCCCTTGAAGAACTGCCTGCAAACCTGGAAGGCTTCGATACCGTGTTTTCCATGGGCGTGTTCTATCACCGGCGCTCACCCATCGAGCACTTGCTGGCGCTCAAGGACTGCCTGGTCAAAGGAGGCGAGCTGGTTTTGGAAACATTGGTAATCGAAGGTGACGAAAACCAGGTGCTGGTACCGGAGGACCGCTATGCACAGATGCGCAACGTCTGGTATCTGCCGTCGGTACCCGCCCTGGCGCGCTGGTTGCGCCGTGCCGGCTTCAGCGATGTGCGTTGCGTCGATGTGAGCGTTACCAGCGTCGAGGAGCAGCGCAGCACCGAGTGGATGCGCTACCAGTCGCTGGGCGACTTCCTCGACCCGAACGACCACAGCAAGACCATCGAAGGCCTGCCTGCCCCCCGCCGCGCCACCCTGCTGGCGCGCAAATAAAAAAGGCGCCCGGTCGGGCGCCTGAATCCACCTGCGGCGAGGAGCTGTCGCGGCGCAGGTGTTGTTACCTCAATCCTTGGCCACCTCGCGGGCCTTCTCTTGCGCCTTTCGTTCGCGTTCGGCGACGGCCTGTTGTTTGTCGCCGTGCAAGCGCTGCTGGTCTTCGCGGAAGGCTTGCCAGAACTGCTTCGAGCGCTCCGCACCGCCCTCGGCATAGACACTGGCACTGCCCAGGGCAAGGGCGGCCAACAGCAGGTATTTGGTCAGGTTCATCGTGTTTGCCTCGTGGTAACCGATCAGACACGGCCATCCTAGCGAGGGGCAGCTAACAGCAAGGTGAGGCGGGGATTACAGTCCTGCAATCTGGCCTTGTGTTGCCTACCAGGGCCCTGGCCTACAGCCAGATAACAGCAGAATGACAAATCCGTTATCTGCACCGCAGGCCTTTTCTCATGCCGTAACATCCTGGTTCTTGACCCTGATGTCACTACAGGGTCGAGAATTGCCCCCTTTCATCACACCGAGCACCCCATGCGCCTACTGATCATCGAGGACGAGCTGCGTACCGCCGATTACCTGCAACAAGGCCTGCGTGAAAACGGCTACGTGGTCGACTGCGCCCACACCGGCACCGACGGCCTGCACCTGGCCCGCCAACAGCCCTATGACCTGGTCATCCTCGATGTCAACCTGCCTGAAATCGATGGCTGGACCGTGCTGCAGCGGCTGCGAGCCGAATCGGCCACGCGCATCATGATGCTTACCGCCCACGGTCGCCTGGCCGACCGGGTCAAAGGCCTGGACCTGGGCGCTGACGACTACCTGCTCAAGCCGTTCGAATTCCCTGAACTTCTGGCGCGCATCCGCAGCCTGCTGCGGCGTAACGACCAGCAACTGCAGCCCAGCACCCTGCGCGTCGCCGACCTGGAACTGGACCCTGGCCGGCACCGCGCCTACCGCGCCGGGCAACGCATCGACCTGACCGCCAAGGAGTTCGCCCTGCTGCACCTGCTGATGCGCCAGACTGGCGAAGTGCTTTCGCGCACTCAGATCATCTCCTTGGTATGGGACATGAATTTCGACTGCGACACCAACGTGGTCGAGGTTTCGATCCGCCGCCTGCGGGCGAAGATCGACGACCCGTTCGACAACAAGCTTATCCATACCCTGCGCGGCGTAGGCTATGTCCTTGAGGCCCGCGTTTGAAAAACGCGAGCCTGTCGTTGCGCCTGGGCCTGAGCGTGACACTGATGGGCGCCGCGCTGGTGCTGCTGCTGGCCTGCCTGGCCGTGTTCGCCCTGGATCACGAACTGGACAGCCGCGCACGCAAGGATCTGGCGCGCAAGATGCTGCAGGTCGAGCACAACCTGCGCGTCGATCTGCGCAGCGAGGACCTGGGCAGTCGCGCCCATCCACTGCTCGACCTGGTCATGGGGCATGACAACCTCAGCCTCAGCGTACTGGCCCTGGAAGGCCGCCACCCGCACCTGCTCAGCCTGGGCCCGGCCCTGGAGTCGCGGGTGAGCGAGTTGCGCACCGATGCCCGCCTGGCCTTTCACGCATGGCGCGACAGCAGCGGCAACCAGTTCCTCACCGTGACCCGGCAGATGCGCCTGCGCGACAACACGCCGGTGAAGGTGATGATGTCGCTGAACCGCGCCGACGACAACGCCCTGCTGCAAGCCTACCTGCACTCGACCTTGCTCGCCTTGCCACTGCTTCTGGTGTTGATCGGCGCGGGTGCCTGGTGGCTGATGCAGCGCGGCCTGAAACCGCTGCGGCGCTTCCGGCGTATTGCCGGGCAAGTGTCGGCCCAAGACCTGCAACACCGCCTGCCGGCTACCGGCCTGCCGCAAGAACTGGCGCAACTGGCCAGTAGCATCAACGTGATGCTCGACCGCCTCGATCAGGGCGTGAGCCAGTTGTCGCAGTTCTCCGACGATCTGGCTCATGAGTTGCGTACCCCGTTGAGCAACCTGATGGGCAAGGCGCAAGTGACCCTGGCCCGTGAGCGGGACAACGCCAACTACCGGGAAGTGCTGGAAGACAGTATCGAGGAGCTGACCCGGCTCAACCGCATCATCAATGACATGCTGTTTCTCGCCCAGGTCAGCCAGCCGCAAACGCAGATTGCATTGAAACCCTTGGCCTTGGCTGACGAGGCAGCGCGAGTGGTCGAGCTGTTTGCCTTCAGTGCCGAGGTGAAAGCGGTTGAGCTGCGTGTGCAGGGCTGGGGGACGGCGCTGGGGGACCGGCTGATGTTTCAGCGGGCATTGTCGAACCTGTTGAGCAATGCCATCCGGCACAGCCCTGAGGGTGAGCGAGTCGAGTTGCGGATTGAACGTTCAGGCAGCGAAGTATGGCTTTCGGTAGAGAACCAGGGGCCTGGCATTGCTACAGAACACCAGTCGCGCTTGTTCGAGCGGTTTTACCGGGTGGGCCCGGGGCGTTCGCGGCTGGAGGGCGGAACCGGGTTGGGGTTGGCAATCGTGAAGTCGATCATGCAGCTGCATGGCGGGCGGGTCGAAGTGAACAGCAGCCCCCTTGGGCCTACCCGCTTCACTCTGGTGT from Pseudomonas fortuita carries:
- the lon gene encoding endopeptidase La, coding for MSDQQDFPEHPDEHSEVEHTSPAEPGHALALPGQQLPDKVYVIPIHNRPFFPAQVLPVIVNEEPWAETLDLVAKSPDHCLALFFMDTPPEDHRHFDTSALPQYGTLVKVHHASRENGKLQFVAQGLTRVRIRNWLKHHRPPYLVEVEYPRQSAEPTDEVKAYGMALINAIKELLPLNPLYSEELKNYLNRFSPNDPSPLTDFAAALTSATGNQLQEVLDCVPMLKRMEKVLPMLRKEVEVARLQNEISAEVNRQIGEHQREFFLKEQLKVIQQELGLTKDDRSADLEQFEQRLEGKTLPPQARKRLDEEMGKLAILETGSPEYAVTRNYLEWATALPWGVYGKDKLDLKHARKVLDQHHAGLDDIKERIIEFLAVGAWKGEISGSIVLLVGPPGVGKTSIGKSIAESLGRPFYRFSVGGMRDEAEIKGHRRTYIGAQPGKLVQALKEVEVMNPVIMLDEIDKMGQSYQGDPASALLETLDPEQNVDFLDHYLDLRLDLSKVLFVCTANTLDSIPGPLLDRMEVIRLSGYITEEKLAIAKRHLWPKQLQKAGVSKTSLSISDSALRLVIEGYAREAGVRQLEKQLGKLVRKAVVKLMEDPEAKLKIGTKDLEAALGIPVFRSEQVLAGKGVITGLAWTSMGGATLPIEATRIHTLNRGFKLTGKLGDVMKESAEIAYSYVSSNLKQFGGDPGFFNEAFIHLHVPEGATPKDGPSAGVTMASALLSLARDQAPKKGVAMTGELTLTGQVLPIGGVREKVIAARRQKIFELILPEPNRGDFEELPDYLREGLTVHFAKRFADVAKVLF
- a CDS encoding protease inhibitor I42 family protein, translated to MTAPRLLVPLSFTLLSACAQYPTQPVELDAESECPTRLQVGQTLTLSLPGNPSTGYRWLVKNAASAVLRSLGPEVYNAPDDQDVVGSAGVSTWRFQATSTGDAQLLLVYQQPWAAEVAPVQTFDCKIVVR
- a CDS encoding alpha-xenorhabdolysin family binary toxin subunit B is translated as MEIANTQTVTPDVVEMQNLQDQIFQLIGSWEMNVLPAAREQLDELCTLLLAVERAFKESLIGGIVLLEDRRFIPGVDSAASQRRLASVLERLNQHHAHLARKNLRLELFSLSALVDALPELAARTAGLQVQAVAFDERLMQLQQQRADIVQAIELFEKPSVASALKGLIPSDDEVDQIMGLITDPKFDAGLFKAVTQKLARHADALDGAKTFVDLGKARGRLDSKIEAAVDDQRQVQRTLQAAREELEAVTALSGLVPLKNGWLHELRKVESEWQAQAARLSATMDLEAATVALDGLCEYLKVVQLLYDRS
- a CDS encoding alpha-xenorhabdolysin family binary toxin subunit A encodes the protein MNIATVQEELPVDDLDLVSRVKILPERYFSFIESRLDGGQQVGGLLTADNLKCIKRYVNTVNHLPRTQVEIEREVDYAALGIKASMVNELYVALHRHAAEWDILERSIKQLGPEIEMFAESLVQRGSSLLENLESSDVFMAIKKRKAEEGDDVYTSALSEHEQAQIASVLTLGISELVKEIECTRRRIVDVDSRANWFNNEIKRELKPRMGRLLKHFDEKVSHEEILEKRKQLDQWDEQVDQLKAEYDAHVGYAFTGILLGPIGLVITGGVFGNKAEAIRATKNALIERRDELANALGKLAPALKDFERVSTLVRDLQFRCKDLSAATKRLADVWLFLASYADNSVNEAKELSTVVQLESFVLDFSEVIKPWTKIGSVCHTLSELFNELIDEYEEA
- the cmoA gene encoding carboxy-S-adenosyl-L-methionine synthase CmoA gives rise to the protein MSKQPDRLFSQPLEQVPDFVFNEDVVRVFPDMIKRSVPGYPTIVENLGVLAARFAQPGTALYDLGASLGAVTQSLRRHVRSDGCRVIAVDNSAAMAERCRQYLTAQDSMFQELLPVQVLEADILALPFEPASVVAMNFTLQFIAPDQRLELLGRIRQALLPGGALILSEKLRFADEQEQDLLNELHLDFKRANGYSELEIAQKRSAIENVMRPDTLQAHQERLRAAGFSKVVPWFQCLNFASLIALP
- the cmoB gene encoding tRNA 5-methoxyuridine(34)/uridine 5-oxyacetic acid(34) synthase CmoB, whose translation is MIDLSPLVRRLAGTPLASWSQGLQAQLEAKLEKGHGDLDRWRGALDALPALQPSEIDLVNGLRLDCDCDDATRAQMRQALMGLSPWRKGPFDLFGVHVDTEWHSDWKWSRVSPHLDLKGKRVLDVGCGNGYYQWRMLGAGADMVIGVDPNWLFFCQFQAVQQYLPELPAWHLPFALEELPANLEGFDTVFSMGVFYHRRSPIEHLLALKDCLVKGGELVLETLVIEGDENQVLVPEDRYAQMRNVWYLPSVPALARWLRRAGFSDVRCVDVSVTSVEEQRSTEWMRYQSLGDFLDPNDHSKTIEGLPAPRRATLLARK
- a CDS encoding heavy metal response regulator transcription factor, which gives rise to MRLLIIEDELRTADYLQQGLRENGYVVDCAHTGTDGLHLARQQPYDLVILDVNLPEIDGWTVLQRLRAESATRIMMLTAHGRLADRVKGLDLGADDYLLKPFEFPELLARIRSLLRRNDQQLQPSTLRVADLELDPGRHRAYRAGQRIDLTAKEFALLHLLMRQTGEVLSRTQIISLVWDMNFDCDTNVVEVSIRRLRAKIDDPFDNKLIHTLRGVGYVLEARV
- a CDS encoding heavy metal sensor histidine kinase translates to MKNASLSLRLGLSVTLMGAALVLLLACLAVFALDHELDSRARKDLARKMLQVEHNLRVDLRSEDLGSRAHPLLDLVMGHDNLSLSVLALEGRHPHLLSLGPALESRVSELRTDARLAFHAWRDSSGNQFLTVTRQMRLRDNTPVKVMMSLNRADDNALLQAYLHSTLLALPLLLVLIGAGAWWLMQRGLKPLRRFRRIAGQVSAQDLQHRLPATGLPQELAQLASSINVMLDRLDQGVSQLSQFSDDLAHELRTPLSNLMGKAQVTLARERDNANYREVLEDSIEELTRLNRIINDMLFLAQVSQPQTQIALKPLALADEAARVVELFAFSAEVKAVELRVQGWGTALGDRLMFQRALSNLLSNAIRHSPEGERVELRIERSGSEVWLSVENQGPGIATEHQSRLFERFYRVGPGRSRLEGGTGLGLAIVKSIMQLHGGRVEVNSSPLGPTRFTLVFPAE